The Caloranaerobacter sp. TR13 genomic interval CTAGTAATTTGGTTAAGAGACAAAGTACAAGAAGCGGGATGTAAAGGCTTAGTTGTTGGATTAAGTGGCGGTATTGATTCAGCTGTAGTAGCTGCCTTAGCTAAAAGAGCTTTTCCCGAGGATTCATTAGGTGTAATAATGCCGTGCCATAGCAACAGCAAAGATGAAGAACATGCTAGATTAGTAGCAGAAACAATAGGCTTAAAGACAGTTAAAGTTGATTTATCAAAAACATTTGATAATTTAATAGATGAGTTGAAAGATGATGGAGCTAATTTGTTAGCAGTATCTAATATAAAACCAAGATTAAGAATGACAACCTTATACTATTTTGCACAGAAAAACAAATATTTAGTAGCAGGTACAGGTAATAAGAGTGAATTGACTATAGGCTATTTCACTAAATATGGTGATAGTGGGGTAGATTTACTTCCAATTTCAGATTTTGTTAAATTTGAAGTAAAAGAGTTAGCTAAATTCTTAGGAATTCCTGAAATAATTATAAATAAACCACCTTCAGCAGGTTTATGGGAAAATCAAACAGATGAAAACGAGATGGGATTCAGCTATAAAGAATTAGATTCCTTTATACTAACAGGTGAAGCAGATCCAAAAGTAAAAGAAAAGATAGTTACAATGAATAAATTAAGTGAGCATAAGAGAAGAATGCCATTGATGTTTAAGAGAGAAGAGTAAAGGCTTTGCCTTTGCTCTTTTTTTATGGTATATTATTTTCGATAGATTATTCATATATAGTATTGAATTATTTGATTT includes:
- the nadE gene encoding NAD(+) synthase produces the protein MENVERVCDNLVIWLRDKVQEAGCKGLVVGLSGGIDSAVVAALAKRAFPEDSLGVIMPCHSNSKDEEHARLVAETIGLKTVKVDLSKTFDNLIDELKDDGANLLAVSNIKPRLRMTTLYYFAQKNKYLVAGTGNKSELTIGYFTKYGDSGVDLLPISDFVKFEVKELAKFLGIPEIIINKPPSAGLWENQTDENEMGFSYKELDSFILTGEADPKVKEKIVTMNKLSEHKRRMPLMFKREE